From the Patescibacteria group bacterium genome, the window ATGGCTACTTCCTGACCGAGCGCACGGAAATCCGCATGCACGGTGAACCGACCACCGGGTCAACGGACAAGATTGACTACCTGGATGTGGCGCCAAACCAAATTATTTCCATTGCCACTTCCCTCATTCCGTTCGTGGAGCATGATGACGCGGCTCGCGCCTTGATGGGCACGAACATGCAACGCCAGTCCGTTTCCTTGGTGAAGCCCTCCGCGCCTTTCGTGGGCACCGGCGTGGAAGCCCGCGCTGCTCAAGACTCCGGTCAGGTGGTGCTGGCCAAGCAGGCAGGTGTGGTGACCGCTGTGGATGCCAACCATGTGGAAGTCCTGGAAGATGATGGCACGCTTCGCTCGTACCGGTTGGGCAAGTTCGTCCGGTCCAATGCTTCAACTTCCATGAACCAGAAGCCCATTGTGGACAAGCACCAGAAGGTAGCAGCTGGCGATGTGCTGGCAGACGGTGCAGCCACGGACCGCGGTGAATTGGCCTTGGGGCAGAATATGGTGGTGGCCTTCATTCCGTGGGAAGGTGGCAACTACGAAGACGCTGTGCTCATTTCCGAGCGCGTGGTGCAGCAGGATCGGTACACCTCCATTCACATTGAAGACTTTGTCATTGACGTGCGCGACACCAAGCTGGGGCCTGAAGTGGTAACCCGCGACATTCCCAACATTGGGGAAGAGAAGTTGCGGAACTTGGATGAAGAGGGGATTGTCCGCATTGGCGCGCAAGTGTCATCCGGTGATATCCTGGTGGGCAAAATTACGCCCAAAGGTGAAACCGAACTCTCTGCAGAAGAGAAGTTGCTTCGCGCCATCTTCGGCGAAAAAGCCAAAGACGTGAAGGACAGCTCCCTCTACCTGGAGCATGGCGAGCACGGCAAAGTGGTGGACATTAAAATTTTCTCCCGCGAGAAGGGTGACAAGCTCCCCTCCGGCGTCATTAAGAGCATCCAAGTGTCGGTGGCACAGCTCCGCAAAATCCAGGTGGGTGACAAGATGGCCGGACGGCACGGGAACAAGGGCGTCATTTCCCGCATCGTGGCCGTGGAAGATATGCCTGCCTTGCCGGATGGCACACCCGTTGACATTATTCTCAACCCGCTGGGTGTGGCCTCTCGTATGAACATTGGCCAGATTATGGAAGTACACTTGGGGATGGCCGCCAAGACCTTAGGCTACCGCGTGGTCAGCCCGCCCTTGGATGGTGTACCCGAAGATGTCATTCGCCAGCAGCTGACCAAAGCTGGGTTGCCCACCACCGGCAAAGTCCGTTTAGTGGACGGCCGCACGGGTGAAGAGTTTGAACAAGCCGTGACCGTGGGCGTGATGTACATGATGAAGCTCATCCACATGGTGGAAGACAAAATCCACCAGCGTTCCATTGGGCCATACTCCTTGGTGACGCAGCAGCCATTGGGCGGCAAAGCCCAGTTTGGTGGCCAGCGCTTTGGAGAAATGGAAGTGTGGGCACTGCAAGCCTACGGTGCTGCACACATGCTGCAGGAAATGCTCACCATCAAGTCTGATGACGTGGTGGGTCGCAGCAAAGCCTACGAGTCCATTATCAAAGGTGAGCCTATTCAGAAGCTGAACATTCCCGAAGCCTTCAATGTGCTGGTGCGGGAACTCAAAGGTCTGTGCTTGGACGTGGAACTTCTGGGTGCGCAAACTGCGCCCTTGGAAGAAGCCGTGCCTGTGCTACCTGATCCCACGCTCGTCCCGCCGCCAACGTCTCCGGACGCCTAACCGCCACGACCATGCCCGAAGACACACTCACCCTCAAAGATTTTTCCGCCATTCGCCTGCGCTTAGCATCGCCCGATGCGATTAAGCGTTGGTCGTACGGCGAGGTGACCAAGCCAGAAACCATTAACTACCGCACGCAAAAGCCGGAGAAGTCCGGGCTGTTTGCGGAAGAAATTTTTGGCCCCACCAAGGACTGGGAATGCTACTGCGGCAAGTACAAGCGCATTCGATACAAAGGTATTGTCTGCGACAAGTGCGGCGTGGAAGTGACGCGCGCCTTAGTCCGCCGTGAGCGCATGGGTCACATTGAGCTGGCTGCTCCGGTTTCCCACATCTGGTTCCTGCGCGGCGTGCCGTCCAAGATTGGCCTGTGCTTAGACCTGTCTGTCCAGGATTTGGAAAAGGTCATGTACTTTGCGGCATTTGTGATTACCGCGGTGGACGAACCCCTGCGCGTGGACACGCTGGCGCAAATTGAAGCCGAACTGGAAACCAAGCGAAAGATGATTGAGAGTGAAGCCCAGCGCGTGGCCGCCGACATTCAAGCCAAGAAAGCCCGGGATCTGGAAGCCGCCAAAGCCAATGCTGACAAAATTGCCAAAGCCGAAGCCGCGGCAACGGATGCGCTGGCTGCCAATGCCGCCCGTAAGGCTGAGCGGCAGGATGCCTTGGACAACGCCGCAACCGTGGCGAAGAAAGAGCTGCAGACCCTGCACCCCAAGCAGATTATTTCTGAACAGCAGTACCATGATCTGAGCTTGAAGTACGGCCACGTGTTTGAAGCGGGGATTGGTGCGGAAGCCATTCGGCTCCTGCTCCAGCAAATGCGCTTGGAAGATGTAATTAAAGCCTTGCAGGAAGAGCACGCCACCGGTTCGGAAGCCAAGCAGCGCAAAGCGATTCGTCGCTTGAAAGTCCTGAAGAGCATGCTGGTGAACCAGCTCCGGCCTGAGTGGATGATTCTCACCTCGCTGCCCGTCATTCCACCTGACCTGCGCCCAATGGTGCAGCTGGACGGTGGCCGGTTTGCCGCGTCAGATTTGAACGACCTGTACCGTCGCGTCATCAACCGGAACAACCGCCTGAAGCGCTTGCTGGAACTCAATGCTCCAGAAGTGATTACCCGCAACGAGAAGCGCATGTTGCAAGAAGCAGTGGACGCGCTCATTGATAACGGCGCTCGCCACGGCAAGACCGTGACTGCAGCCACAGGCCAGAAGCGCCAGCTGAAGTCCATTGCGGACATGCTGAAGGGGAAGCAGGGCCGGTTCCGCCAGAACCTGCTGGGCAAACGCGTGGACTACTCTGGCCGCTCGGTCATTGTGGTGGGTTCGCATTTGCACTTGCACCAGTGCGGTCTGCCCAAGCGCATGGCCTTGGAGCTCTTCAAACCTTTTGTTATTGCCCAGCTCATTAAGCGGGAGTACGTGCACAACGTGCGCAGCGCCAACCGCTTCATTGAGAGTGACCGCAGTGAAGTCTGGGACATTCTGGAAGAAATCACCAAGAACTCCCACGTACTGCTGAACCGCGCACCAACCCTGCACCGCTTGGGTATTCAGGCCTTCCAACCCGTGCTCATCGAAGGCAAAGCTATCCAGCTTCACCCTATGGTGTGTACGGCGTTCAACGCTGACTTCGACGGTGACCAAATGGCTGTGCACGTGCCGTTGACCGAAGCTGCGAAGAAGGAAGCTGCTGAGCTCATGCTCTCCACTAAGAACTTGCTGAAACCAGCAACCGGCACGCCGGTGGTCACGCCATCCCAGGACATTGTGCTGGGCTGCTTCTACCTCACCATGTTGCGCCCGCAGGAGAAACCCAAGAATTTCATGTCTCCGGATGAAGCCTACCTGGCTTTTGGGAATGGGCGCATTCCGCTGCAGGAAGAGATTCACGTCCGCATGGGTGCTGAGCGCATTGCCACCACCGTCGGCCGGCTCATTTTCAACGGCGTGATGCCCGAAGGTTGGCCGTACGTGAACCAGCACTTGGATAAGAAGCGCTTGTCCATCATGGTTGGTGAATTCATTCAGAAGGCAGGCATGGAGCGCACGGTCCGCGTCATTGATGAATTGAAGAACCTGGCTTTCACCCACCTGACCAAATCCGGCATTAGCTGGGGCATGGACGATCTCACCATTCCAAAAGAGAAAGCCGAAATTCTGAAGGTTGCGGACGAAAAAGTATTAGAACTCACACAGCACTACGAAATGGGTTTGCTGACGGATGATGAACGGCATAACCGCATTATTGAAGTGTGGGACCAGGCCAAGGGTCAAATTCAGAAAGCCTGTAAGGCAACGTTGGATAGCTTTGGTCCAGTCTTCAGCATGATTGAATCTGGCGCGCGTGGCTCTTGGGGTCAGACCACCCAGATGATGGGTATGAAAGGTTTGGTGACCAACCCAGCCGGTGACATTATTGAACTGCCAGTGCGCGGGAGCTTCAAAGAAGGCTTTGACGTGCTGGAGTACTTCATCTCCACCCACGGTGCGCGTAAGGGTTTGTCTGACACCGCCCTCCGCACGGCCAACGCTGGCTACCTCACCCGTCGTCTCATTGACGTCGCCCAGGACATTGTCATTGCCGAGGACCAGTGTGAAGACGAGGACGGCATGGTGCTGTACAAGGCTGACTCCGATGTGCTGGGTGAAACCGTGGCACAGCGCGCCTTGGGTCGCACCAGCTTGCAACGCGTGTCTGATCCGGAAACACGAAAAGTGATTGTGCAGAAGAACGCCTTGATCACTGAAGACATTCTCCCAGTGCTGGAGAAGCTAGATTTGGCTGAACTCCGCATTCGCTCCGTGCTCACCTGCAAAGCCAAGCGCGGCTTGTGCGCTGCATGCTACGGGTATGACCTGGGGTACAACCGCTTGGTGGCCAAGGGGATTGCCGTGGGGATCATTGCCGCCCAGTCCATTGGTGAACCTGGCACCCAGCTGACCATGCGGACCTTCCACACTGGGGGTGTAGCCGGGCATGACATTACCCAAGGTCTGCCACGCGTGGAAGAACTCTTTGAAGCTCGGCCGGTGAAGAAGCCCGCAATTTTGGCAGGCATCGCCGGAACGCTTTCCATTGCCGAGGGTGAAAAAGGTGAAAAGATTTTGCGGATTCATGGTCGCGGTCAAGCTGCAGACACCTACCCACTGAAGCGCGGCTTCAAAGCCGTGGTGGCGGACGGTGCAACCGTGGAAGCCGGGGCTACCTTGGCAGAATCGAAGGGCAAGGATCCAGTTGTTGCCACGGACGGTGGCATTGTGAAGCTGGGCGGTGCAACCGTGGTGAACATTCACCGGGAGAAGGACACCGTGGAAGAGAGCGTGGTGCTTCCTGGCGATACGATCCTGGTGAAAGATGGTGACTTGGTGAACCCAGGCCAGCAACTCACCGAAGGCAGCTTGGACATCCACCAGCTCTTCCGCCTGCAAGGTGAACGCGCGGTGCAGGACTACCTCATTAAGGAAACCCAGTTCATCTACTCGTCCCAAGGGCAGAAATTGAATGCCAAGCACATTGAAGTCATTGTGCGGCAAATGTTCTCCCGCGTGGCCGTGGCTGACGCTGGTTCCACCGAGCTCATTGCCGGGGAAATTATTGAGCGCAACCAGTTTGACGCCGCCAATGTGAAAGCCACGGCGAAGAATAAGACTTTGGCCAAGGGCGAAGTGCTGCTGTACGGCATCACCAAAGCCTCGCTTTCCATTGATAGCTTCCTCTCCGCCGCGTCCTTCCAAGAAACTGCCCGCGTGCTCATTGACGCCGCAGTTTCCGGGAAGATTGACAAGCTCCGCGGTCTGAAGGAGAACGTCATCATCGGTAAGCTCATCCCCGCTGGAACCGGGTTCCGGCCGGACGATGTTCGCTAAAGCCTATTCAAAAAAGTAGACTCCCAAGCCCCGGCTCTCTAGCCGGGGCTTTTGGATACGACGGAGTTACGCATTTGACAAATCCTGCCCTCGCGCTAAAGTAAGGCATTCTTTGACAAACATTTGAGCGGAGCTTGAAGTGCCTGAATGTGGGCATTGCAAACTCTTCTCAAATCATCACATTCACGAGAAGCGTCTCCGGCCACGAGCAGTGGCAACAAATCTCAGTTTCGGGCTTTCAGCCTGAAAGGAGTGACAATGAGTAAGTATGGAAAGTACAGGGGGAATGACATTGAAGCGGTCTTCAACATGCTCGGCGGTGAAGCAGTTGTTGACGCTATGCTGCAAGGTACAAAGCAGGCAAGGATTGAAGATGTCATTCTGACGCTCTTCGATAGGCATGGTCGCGGCATTCCAAGGGGTCTGCAATCATCGGTCTGCGACGAAAGTCGGTTATTCCATTTGCAGATACCAGGGATGGATTTTGGAAAATTATTGGAACGCCTGACCGCTGTGTTCCCGGAAGGTACCGTCTTCTCTACTGTGCAGGAACTTCAAGATGAAGTCCAAGAGATTCTGGCGATCATTACTACTGATCCACAATTGAAGAATTGCCTAGGTCGTACATGGTTTCCGTTGACTCTACCAAAGATTGAGGCTGGTGATTACGGCACGATATTGGAAACAACTTTTGTCGCCGCGGTTGAGAAGGCGTACCTCAAGGCATTTCCCGACCGGTCATTCATAAACCATTGCAAGGGCGAGCTTGGTGATCAAGTGAGCATTGTGCATCCAAGTCACAAGTGCTTGGTGGCAAAAATGCAAAAAGGGCCAGTAGCCGGCATCTTTCTCCCGAATTCTTTGCAGGGGTTTTCCATTCCGGCAGATAGAGAGTTTGCCGATCAGCTACCAGAAATTTTCCATCTTGCTGGCGGCTACGATTTCTGCACTGCCATGGCCGGGTACCCTGAGGTTCTTGCTCGGAATTTTTTTGTTCCAGGTTATGATATGGCAGGGGTTAAGTGGCAGTCCGAGGGCTATTCGCTGTATCTCGGAGCCAGCGATGACGGTCTTGGGTTCGGCGGCAAATTTCTGGGCGCCTGTGTTCAAGACTCGGGTGGGCTATTCATTGCCCGGTAGAGATTTCTCATTGCACCTTCAATACTCCCAAGGTGGCGTACATCCGTATGCCACCTTTTTTCATACTCAAAACTCGTCAAAAAGCCAGAAAAATGGTAAACTTCCAT encodes:
- a CDS encoding DNA-directed RNA polymerase subunit beta; its protein translation is MSKKRHYIRHEGSQTHANRQTFTDLHAAIALPDLIEIQKRSYQWFFEEGLKELFDEISPIRDFIGRDLELSFQSYYLDEPRFDELTAKAKNVTFESPLRVSTKLINKKTGEIKEQEIYLGDFPLMTERGTFIINGIERVVVSQLIRSAGVFFTSEFIRGRRYYGAKIIPNRGAWLEFETDAQDVMWVKIDRKRKAPVTALLRAFGFGMNEELIDLFKDIDTNPDHRFLDATITKDPSRTEADGLKEVYKRIRPGDLATTDNARELITKMFFSFDRYDFGRVGRYKLNQRFNFNFANDKEHRVLQKDDLVAILREIIHLNNTQKDADDIDHLGNRRVRAIGELVQNKFRVGLSRMERIIKDRMSTLDITTITPNQLINARPIIGSIKEFFMSSQLSQFMDQTNPLAELEHKRRLSAMGPGGLSRERAGFDVRDVHRTHYGRICPIATPEGPNIGLVGHLSSYARVNDFGFIETPFRKVINTVPNDGKAAVGEIAREAVEGIVKAGDKISDTQAKALAKTTAETILVKGRVTKDVQYLDAFTEERHVTAAATTPIGEDGYFLTERTEIRMHGEPTTGSTDKIDYLDVAPNQIISIATSLIPFVEHDDAARALMGTNMQRQSVSLVKPSAPFVGTGVEARAAQDSGQVVLAKQAGVVTAVDANHVEVLEDDGTLRSYRLGKFVRSNASTSMNQKPIVDKHQKVAAGDVLADGAATDRGELALGQNMVVAFIPWEGGNYEDAVLISERVVQQDRYTSIHIEDFVIDVRDTKLGPEVVTRDIPNIGEEKLRNLDEEGIVRIGAQVSSGDILVGKITPKGETELSAEEKLLRAIFGEKAKDVKDSSLYLEHGEHGKVVDIKIFSREKGDKLPSGVIKSIQVSVAQLRKIQVGDKMAGRHGNKGVISRIVAVEDMPALPDGTPVDIILNPLGVASRMNIGQIMEVHLGMAAKTLGYRVVSPPLDGVPEDVIRQQLTKAGLPTTGKVRLVDGRTGEEFEQAVTVGVMYMMKLIHMVEDKIHQRSIGPYSLVTQQPLGGKAQFGGQRFGEMEVWALQAYGAAHMLQEMLTIKSDDVVGRSKAYESIIKGEPIQKLNIPEAFNVLVRELKGLCLDVELLGAQTAPLEEAVPVLPDPTLVPPPTSPDA
- the rpoC gene encoding DNA-directed RNA polymerase subunit beta' produces the protein MPEDTLTLKDFSAIRLRLASPDAIKRWSYGEVTKPETINYRTQKPEKSGLFAEEIFGPTKDWECYCGKYKRIRYKGIVCDKCGVEVTRALVRRERMGHIELAAPVSHIWFLRGVPSKIGLCLDLSVQDLEKVMYFAAFVITAVDEPLRVDTLAQIEAELETKRKMIESEAQRVAADIQAKKARDLEAAKANADKIAKAEAAATDALAANAARKAERQDALDNAATVAKKELQTLHPKQIISEQQYHDLSLKYGHVFEAGIGAEAIRLLLQQMRLEDVIKALQEEHATGSEAKQRKAIRRLKVLKSMLVNQLRPEWMILTSLPVIPPDLRPMVQLDGGRFAASDLNDLYRRVINRNNRLKRLLELNAPEVITRNEKRMLQEAVDALIDNGARHGKTVTAATGQKRQLKSIADMLKGKQGRFRQNLLGKRVDYSGRSVIVVGSHLHLHQCGLPKRMALELFKPFVIAQLIKREYVHNVRSANRFIESDRSEVWDILEEITKNSHVLLNRAPTLHRLGIQAFQPVLIEGKAIQLHPMVCTAFNADFDGDQMAVHVPLTEAAKKEAAELMLSTKNLLKPATGTPVVTPSQDIVLGCFYLTMLRPQEKPKNFMSPDEAYLAFGNGRIPLQEEIHVRMGAERIATTVGRLIFNGVMPEGWPYVNQHLDKKRLSIMVGEFIQKAGMERTVRVIDELKNLAFTHLTKSGISWGMDDLTIPKEKAEILKVADEKVLELTQHYEMGLLTDDERHNRIIEVWDQAKGQIQKACKATLDSFGPVFSMIESGARGSWGQTTQMMGMKGLVTNPAGDIIELPVRGSFKEGFDVLEYFISTHGARKGLSDTALRTANAGYLTRRLIDVAQDIVIAEDQCEDEDGMVLYKADSDVLGETVAQRALGRTSLQRVSDPETRKVIVQKNALITEDILPVLEKLDLAELRIRSVLTCKAKRGLCAACYGYDLGYNRLVAKGIAVGIIAAQSIGEPGTQLTMRTFHTGGVAGHDITQGLPRVEELFEARPVKKPAILAGIAGTLSIAEGEKGEKILRIHGRGQAADTYPLKRGFKAVVADGATVEAGATLAESKGKDPVVATDGGIVKLGGATVVNIHREKDTVEESVVLPGDTILVKDGDLVNPGQQLTEGSLDIHQLFRLQGERAVQDYLIKETQFIYSSQGQKLNAKHIEVIVRQMFSRVAVADAGSTELIAGEIIERNQFDAANVKATAKNKTLAKGEVLLYGITKASLSIDSFLSAASFQETARVLIDAAVSGKIDKLRGLKENVIIGKLIPAGTGFRPDDVR